In the bacterium (Candidatus Blackallbacteria) CG13_big_fil_rev_8_21_14_2_50_49_14 genome, one interval contains:
- a CDS encoding citrate synthase/methylcitrate synthase, translated as MQTPTQPLPASGLDQVIACETRLSQVDGRQGSLLLRGWPLQAAIQNFDLLGLTQLLWQDLVPEKLSSQSLGKARVKAFAALTPFWPWLKSLPPLEALRAGLSLLPGEPNGQELLSASQVLLAGWIRLAQGLNPLPPDPEAEALADFGSMLQGQVPDPAWVKALGAYWISVSDHGLNASTFTARVIASTRSDLRSALLGAIGALKGPLHGGAPGPVLDMLDAIGHPDQALAWIQNELKAGRRLMGFGHRIYQVRDPRADVLQAALQAWQAHHDSPRLKLAQAVEALALEALTQHKPERPLATNVEFYTALLLEALGFERQTFTAVFALGRTIGWVAHYYEQIAEGRLIRPQSRYIGPNPTVHSA; from the coding sequence ATGCAAACCCCAACCCAACCCCTTCCCGCTTCTGGCCTCGATCAGGTAATAGCCTGCGAAACCCGCCTCAGCCAGGTCGATGGCCGCCAGGGCAGCCTGCTCCTGCGGGGTTGGCCCTTGCAAGCCGCAATTCAAAATTTTGATTTGCTCGGTCTGACCCAGTTACTTTGGCAGGATTTAGTACCTGAGAAACTTTCAAGTCAAAGTCTGGGCAAAGCCCGTGTCAAGGCCTTTGCTGCACTGACCCCCTTCTGGCCCTGGCTCAAAAGCCTGCCACCCCTTGAAGCACTGCGGGCAGGGCTATCGTTGCTACCGGGGGAGCCCAACGGCCAGGAGCTGCTTTCAGCCAGCCAGGTACTTCTGGCTGGCTGGATCCGACTGGCGCAGGGTCTGAATCCTTTGCCCCCGGATCCTGAAGCCGAAGCCCTTGCAGATTTTGGCAGCATGCTGCAGGGCCAAGTCCCCGACCCAGCCTGGGTCAAAGCCTTGGGTGCCTATTGGATCAGCGTGAGTGACCACGGTTTAAATGCCTCCACCTTTACAGCCCGCGTGATTGCCTCGACCCGTTCAGATCTGCGCTCAGCCCTCTTGGGAGCCATTGGAGCGCTCAAAGGCCCGCTGCATGGGGGAGCTCCCGGCCCGGTTCTGGATATGCTCGATGCGATTGGACACCCCGATCAGGCCCTGGCCTGGATTCAGAACGAACTCAAAGCAGGACGCCGTCTGATGGGGTTTGGCCACCGCATTTACCAGGTCCGTGACCCCCGTGCCGATGTCTTGCAAGCCGCTTTGCAGGCATGGCAGGCCCACCATGATTCCCCCCGTTTGAAACTGGCGCAAGCGGTAGAAGCCCTGGCGCTTGAAGCCTTGACCCAGCATAAACCCGAGCGCCCCCTGGCCACCAATGTGGAGTTTTATACGGCCCTGCTGCTTGAAGCCCTGGGTTTTGAACGCCAGACCTTTACCGCCGTTTTCGCCTTGGGGCGCACCATTGGCTGGGTGGCACATTATTATGAGCAAATCGCTGAAGGCCGCCTGATTCGCCCCCAATCCCGCTATATTGGGCCAAACCCAACTGTGCATTCAGCCTGA